Proteins encoded within one genomic window of Spodoptera frugiperda isolate SF20-4 chromosome 7, AGI-APGP_CSIRO_Sfru_2.0, whole genome shotgun sequence:
- the LOC118264577 gene encoding piggyBac transposable element-derived protein 4 — MSRQGLNGNKRKNDPCEKENERIMKLFNDVDTDELSADSEKPETSSDSESLSSESEQDPYKDCDGSDTTYIPNEDSLSSTTHISDSEEDNGKLNLIPKSKHNKVFSIDTPHTLEGESVHVQQQQVPLVDSPITLKELGIHVRVPASVESADSMAVSPPVNMENVDKAIQSLDIINMCSFNSDTTPPRSMESQTLIQEIDWLDSEGSVSYPNTDATEQVPRSQVVDNQQQPMTPLDYQQPSTSSFLNVPSVSHHRPRSPRITDEEWQTSTAPIPEFEFNDGSVGPQFYVDANTSPIEIFNRFFPLSTIEQLVERTNKYGAALCNMNRPHTRHSRKRTFNPTSIGEMKRFLGLCILQSHVETPNIRKLFTFSDPLYYHPIFNHCMSGRRFEQLLRCLCVYEGNAKGINKVLDFANHMITIFQSLYKPHKQLSLDESMLLFRGRLSFRQYIKSKKAKYGVKFYILTSSDGYILNFKIYQGKTETSIDIDTETSSKSKTEKLVLNLMQPYLYLGHELYMDNYYNSVALSDKLLSCMTHTTGTLRKDRKDNPKNVIRKVLKKGEHVWTRKGKVYVSAWKDKRIVTMITTQHHPRMVTTRNRFGKQITKPKEVEMYNKYMSGIDLSDQMLAYYSTPKKTVRWYKKVFFHIFDISIFWNAYYIFRKHCNEKETMLGFREHIIRYLLGFDNLTCSNIISSRKPTNPRTSNNSGMTLPNSNQGSSQEGASSQLLNTHWPEPIPKTENCKRNKAFLKCRLCAKNKIKKETSFRCKGCTSKPPLCPGCFEQWHCQAENID, encoded by the coding sequence ATGTCGAGACAAGGACTAAATGGAAATAAACGAAAAAATGACCCATGCGAAAAAGAAAATGAACgaattatgaaattattcaatgaTGTGGACACAGATGAGTTGTCTGCTGATTCAGAAAAACCCGAAACTTCAAGCGATAGCGAATCATTGTCAAGTGAGTCGGAACAGGATCCCTATAAGGATTGTGATGGTTCAGACACGACTTACATACCCAATGAAGACAGCTTATCGTCCACAACTCACATATCTGACTCGGAAGAGGATAATGGTAAGCTAAATTTAATACCTAAGTCGAAACACAATAAGGTGTTTTCTATAGATACTCCACATACCTTAGAAGGTGAGAGCGTCCATGTTCAACAACAACAAGTGCCTTTAGTCGATTCCCCAATAACGTTAAAAGAACTGGGAATTCATGTTCGTGTTCCTGCTTCAGTTGAGTCAGCAGATTCAATGGCTGTATCGCCCCCAGTCAATATGGAAAATGTAGATAAGGCAATCCAGTCACTAGACATTATTAACATGTGTTCGTTTAATTCCGATACCACACCACCCAGATCAATGGAATCACAAACGCTCATACAAGAGATTGACTGGCTGGACAGTGAAGGTTCAGTATCTTATCCAAATACCGATGCTACAGAACAAGTTCCAAGATCGCAAGTGGTTGACAATCAGCAGCAACCTATGACACCTCTAGATTATCAGCAGCCTAGTACatcttcttttttaaacgtaCCTAGTGTATCTCATCATCGTCCTAGGTCACCACGTATCACAGACGAAGAATGGCAAACATCCACTGCTCCTATACCAGAGTTTGAATTTAACGACGGCTCTGTTGGACCTCAGTTCTATGTTGATGCGAATACGTCgccaattgaaatatttaatcgtTTTTTCCCTCTGTCTACAATAGAGCAACTTGTTGAACGCACTAACAAGTACGGGGCTGCATTATGCAATATGAATAGACCACACACAAGACACAGCCGAAAAAGAACTTTTAATCCTACTTCCATTGGAGAAATGAAGCGATTTCTGGGCTTATGTATTTTACAGTCTCATGTCGAAACACCAAATATTCGAAAACTATTCACATTCAGTGATCCATTATATTACCATCCCATATTCAATCACTGTATGTCAGGAAGACGATTTGAACAGTTGTTGAGATGCTTGTGTGTTTACGAAGGGAATGCTAAAGGCATAAACAAGGTCTTAGACTTCGCTAATCACATGATTACTATTTTTCAGAGTTTATACAAGCCACATAAACAGCTTTCTCTAGATGAATCTATGTTATTATTTCGCGGTCGATTGTCTTTCAGACAGTATATTAAATCAAAGAAAGCAAAATATGGAGTAAAATTTTACATACTAACATCTAGTGATggctacattttaaattttaaaatttaccaGGGTAAAACTGAAACTAGTATTGACATAGACACTGAAACTAGTTCAAAATCAAAGACTGAAAAGCTTGTTTTGAATCTGATGCAGCCTTATTTATACCTGGGTCACGAGCTTTATAtggacaattattataatagcgTGGCCTTATCCGACAAACTTTTAAGTTGCATGACGCATACTACAGGCACTTTAAGGAAAGATAGAAAAGACAATCCAAAAAATGTTATTCGCAAAGTACTTAAGAAAGGTGAGCATGTATGGACCAGGAAAGGAAAGGTGTACGTTTCAGCTTGGAAAGACAAACGAATTGTGACCATGATCACAACACAACACCACCCACGCATGGTCACAACACGGAACAGATTTGGCAAGCAAATAACCAAGCCAAAGGAGGTCGaaatgtacaataaatatatgtcTGGGATAGACCTTTCAGATCAGATGTTGGCCTACTATTCAACCCCGAAAAAGACAGTGAGGTGgtacaaaaaagtatttttccatatttttgaCATTTCCATATTTTGGAATGCCTATTATATATTCCGTAAACATTGCAACGAAAAAGAAACTATGTTGGGCTTCAGAGAACAtatcattagatatttattaggATTTGACAACTTGACTTGCTCCAACATTATTTCTTCTAGAAAGCCAACAAACCCGAGAACTTCAAATAATTCAGGAATGACTCTACCAAATAGTAATCAGGGCAGTTCCCAAGAAGGCGCGTCTTCGCAACTGTTAAACACACACTGGCCTGAACCGATACCAAAAACAGAAAACTGCAAACGTAACAAAGCTTTTTTAAAATGCCGCCTatgtgcaaaaaataaaattaaaaaggaaaCAAGTTTTCGGTGCAAAGGATGCACCAGTAAACCACCTTTATGTCCTGGATGTTTTGAGCAATGGCATTGCCAAGCAGAAAATATTGACTga
- the LOC118266405 gene encoding WD repeat-containing protein 3-like isoform X13, whose translation MSAFYESVVTIASSFCNNVFTSPTNSRYIGVGALHCVVIWDMLEQVEVAVLPGKTDMAFVTRIAANPNGRELAVGYENGVIAIYDLHKKKAVCEFAAHHSAVTCMQYDGEGDFLVSGSKDTQIVVLDVVAKSVKARLTGHRAAITNVLFTDNCVISTSKDALVKFWDVETNQCLKTLGGDPNDQISSAVLCRDNRYLVTGNQYKELKVYELKWTADAANADEVLQCHLVCSETLVARGRLVGLSTYGDVLACYTDRGLLSLYSLRTRTEDSCPSESKEVKAQRKKLAKLIKRGKVAADYSAEVSTERQSSSTASIHHLASLKMDAKVVSTSLRQFADGRELRAAVTLADNSVQLVGFEFSEDYKLVARTLSRIA comes from the exons ATGAGCGCTTTTTACGAAAGTGTCGTGACGATCGCCAGCTCCTTCTGCAACAACGTGTTTACGTCTCCGACAAACTCACGATACATTGGGGTCGGAGCACTCCACTGTGTCGTGATATGGGATATGTTGGAGCAGGTCGAG GTTGCAGTACTCCCCGGCAAAACAGACATGGCTTTCGTAACACGGATAGCAGCCAACCCTAACGGTCGCGAGCTGGCGGTTGGCTACGAAAATGGGGTCATAGCCATATACGACCTCCACAAAAAGAAAGCGGTCTGCGAATTTGCTGCACACCATTCTGCAGTAACTTGCATGCAGTACGATGGCGAAGGCGACTTCCTGGTGTCTGGTTCGAAG GACACCCAGATCGTCGTCTTGGACGTTGTCGCGAAGTCCGTCAAGGCTCGCCTCACCGGCCACCGAGCAGCTATCACCAATGTGCTCTTTACGGACAACTGTGTGATCAGCACATCGAAAGACGCATTGGTGAAGTTTTGGGACGTCGAGACAAACCAGTGTCTCAAGACTTTGGGCGGTGATCCAAACGATCAG ataTCGTCTGCAGTATTGTGCAGAGACAATAGGTATCTGGTGACGGGCAACCAGTACAAGGAGCTCAAGGTCTACGAACTGAAGTGGACAGCTGATGCCGCCAATGCTGATGAG GTGTTACAGTGCCACCTCGTCTGCAGCGAAACGCTGGTAGCGCGTGGCCGCCTGGTCGGCCTCTCTACCTACGGCGATGTGTTGGCGTGCTACACAGATCGTGGCCTGTTGAGCCTGTACTCGTTGCGCACGAGGACGGAGGATTCCTGCCCGAGCGAGTCGAAGGAGGTTAAGGCGCAGCGGAAGAAATTAGC GAAATTAATAAAACGCGGGAAAGTAGCGGCGGACTATTCGGCAGAAGTGTCGACAGAGCGGCAGTCGTCATCGACGGCATCGATACACCATCTGGCCTCGTTAAAAATGGACGCCAAGGTGGTGTCTACCTCTCTCCGTCAGTTCGCTGACGGGAGAGAACTACGCGCCGCCGTCACACTGGCCGACAACAGCGTCCAATTGGTCGGCTTTGAATTCAGCGAAGATTACAAGC TTGTAGCTCGAACGCTAAGCCGGATCGCGTAG